The genomic segment ACCCCTCCACACTTCAAATAATGAAGCCTTGCACACACCGCCACGCACAGGGGTCACGGCCACAGGCCACCGCTGACACTAAACAATTGCGGCTGACATTTTACTTTACCTGGGGAGGGGAAAAAATTCTATTTGGGGGCTTGTCCGCAGACAGAGGACACGCGGTCTATTATTATCTGCAAACATCTCAAACGTGTAATCTGTATTCGCTGACTTTCCGGAAATGGGATTTAGCTCCTCACCCACCTACAGCCGCACCCCTACCCCCAACACCCACgacccttcctccttcctcctcctctccctttttctcctgAACACTCATTTTGATAGAACTTACTAcagaatgctgctgctgctgctgctgctgctgttggctcGGCAAACGATTGCTCAGTCTGACACAAAGCACTTTTTGAAACAAGATAGTCCCAATCTACCATTGATCTCCCCTTAACTGATGAGAGCGGCGAAAAACGTGGCAAATCGACAAAAAAATTGGGAGCATACACAGGGCGCAGTAGTACACCGGTGTTTTTCCCATCACTGGATCCTAAAACCAGAGCAGTTTTGACGTTACAATGGAGGGTGAAGGTGTGGGGTGAGAAAATGATCTTAGGGCCAGTATAATACGACATTAGCAAGATACCATACAGAATCGGGTGCACTGGCAGTGCTCCAAAGCTCACACTCTTAGCAGGAGGCTTCAAGGAATAGCAGTGGCGGTGAGAAGCCACGGAGCTTTAGAGCGCGGGCCCACAAAAGGCAGCCCCCCCTGGGTGGAAGTCCTTGAAAAGTTCAAAACAATCACCGCCATTCATACTGCCACCCCGCTGTGGGATTTCAAAGCATGATAATAACCATAGATCCTATTATTCCGTGTCTTATATCGTGCTGCAGtttaaaaaaggggggtgggggagagagtaaGGGGGCCGTGGACATGCAACAAATCTCTGGGTGCAACAGGGCTCAGTGGTTTGGGAAATCAAAGCTTCATGTCAAGGTCCACTTTTCATAGTGTATCTGAACTAATCACACCTAATCCCACATGTAGAACACATTACTGTCAAACTTCCTCAGTCCAGCCTTTAGATTaccagcctttctctctctcgtggtAATTGGCTGTAATGCAGTCCAGAAACAAGTTTgtaaatgataaaaaataatttacTGAATACAGTAATTCCTTAGCCATAGAAGTGAAAAGAAATATCTGACTAGGCTATAGATTGTTTTTTTCCCAGCATTACAGACAGATTGGTTCCTGATTCTCCGATGGCAACAGTTCCAAGCGAATGCAAAGCTCCACGTCTACACGGGGGCTTATAGTCATTTTAAGAGTAAGCAGCAGCCATTATGGCGACATGCCACATCACACGTAGGCCATGGAAATCCAGAGATCCTGAAATAGGCTATGATATCAACCTCTCCGAGTGGCTCCGTAATTGGGCGCACAGTGCTGGTGTGAGATTTGATTTAATGCACAGCGAACAATGGCTTCTCACCAGTCACTTTTTTATTATTCATATTGCCTCTGGAAGAAAGAATCCGCAAACAGTCTGTCTGCACCGTAACCTGAAAATGTTTGCCATTTCATTTCTGTTCAGTCAGTGCTTTTTTTTGGTGTGATGGATGTATGTCATTGCAGCTTGGGACGTTATCTAGCGACATATTTAGAATAAGAAtgggttttattattattgctaatTGCTCACATTATTCAttgtacttttttgtgtgtgtgtgcatgtgtgtgttgcatggatGTGCGTATATGTGTAACAAGCAGTGCATAGTTACAAGCACATATGGCCAAATAAAAGTGTCGTATCTGTCTGTTGATCAGAGAGGTTAATAGACACATGGCCTTATTTTCTAAATGCTCTCATATGCTCAGCCATCTAAACAGCACCCCATCAGAGGAGAAAGCTATAACAGATGGCTGAATACACaacttttgtttaaaaaaaaaggcttTTGCACACTCAGTGTGAATTAATTGGGTTCTTAACATACACGCCTCAGTCAGCATCATATCAGGAGGAGCACGTTGGCACCGGATTCGGCCCACGCCCGCTTAAGAGTCTACTGCCATATGTGATTCTGCGTGTCCTCCCACGGCATgcaagtgtagtgaagtgtggtTGAAGTGCTGTGTACGTGGGGACCGCGGGGTGGGAGCCTTCACATCCTCCCTTTGGAAACCCCTTGAACACAATTAACAAAAGCCAaaaaacagcaaacaaacaagGGCTGGCTGAAGccaagtgtgtttgtgaaaggCTTTTTTTCCCAACGTTGTTCCACGGACCGAGAATGAACCTGACTGCTGGCTGATCACAGCCCTTGTGATGTCACCACACTCCTGACGCTTTTCCTTTCACACACCGAAATAGAACCCAGAGGGAACTTCAGAAGGAGGTCTCATCTCACCAAGGCCTCACCTGTGATGTGATCAAAACCACCTTGGGGGCCCTAATATCTCAGCAGGCCCTCCCGGCAACAATACCGTCTGCAGAGGCAGGCAAGCGCCGGATATTTAATGGCCGTGAGCTGCGACACCTAATAGCCCATCATGTTTATTGTAGGAGAAATTAATTAAGCAATCAGTGGGCCACGAGCCATGTTATCTCTGAGGCCCCAGCTGGCCTGACTCGTATCCTCCGGCTCTGAGTGGAGCAGAGTGTGGAGCCGAGGCCCCAgcactgatctgtgtgtgtgcgtacgtacgtgcactAGGCAAAAACAAAGCTCAGGGAGGGAGGAGGCTCAGGACAATTAGTGGGCAAGGCCAGGTCCAGCCCTGGGAGCCAATAAGAGGCCCAGACAGGAGCCTCGCTGTTGCACTAACCCCCCTTTTCTTGCACTTGTCCCCTCTTGTAACTAGCTTTGGCCAGGGCCACTGCTTTAGCGGTGAATAAAACTTAAGCAGACTCCACCAGCTCCTGGGAGGTAATCTGGCAGCTagctgtgtgtgcgagtgcacagTGATTTTGCACTCTGGCTCTTGTGGTTGAGGACGGCCTGTGGATAGCTGTTGGACACCTGCTGCTGCAGCCCCTCTCTCAACTTTCACCTCCCTCCTggactcctctctccctcgctcttcctCGTGGACTGGCAACGCATGGGCTGGACTGACATCTGATGGGCTTGTTGTGCGTCTTCACCTTGGCTGTTACCTGTTGAACGTTATGCTGCACTGAGACGCAACCACCCACCTGCCCGGCAGAGTCCAGTGAGCTCCTTTTGAGCCATCACAGAGGTAGGAAACATGAGAGGCAGGAggcactgctgttgctgctgctgctgctgctgctgttgctgctgctgctgctgctgctactgctgctgtgtcCACATGTAAAGGTTCTTGACCCATCAAAGAGCAGAGCTTGTAGAAGCTGTTTGTAAGGTGTAAgatcttttttttaatctttctttATCGACTGCTCTGCTCCTCTGAGGTTTTATCAGGGTGGAAACTTCAGACGGAATTTTTAAACACAGTTCttcatttttctattttttctttctttttttacttgagggagtggagggggggggggggtcctgtttCTTCATGGTGATGTGATCTTGTGAGAGATACCGTGACGTGCTTGCAGTGGTGTCTGGTGGCAAAGCTCACAGACGGCCTCTGATCCCTCAGAGTCATCCTGCCCAAAGCTTGCTACACAAATCCATACGTGTGAGGCATGGCGGCTTAGAGCACGACACCAGCAGCAGTCGCCCAATATTGGCATAAGACGGGGTgacactttctttttttcatagCTTTTAATCCTTTGAGTCCTCTCTTAGTCACATTTCCATTTCGTTGGAGGGGGCCATATTCAGTATGAATGCCTCCTCCTCCCTGGTCCTCCAAAGGTGAGTCCTCTCAGTGTTTGGGTACAGCGGGTTAGGAAGGTGGCTGTAACCGTGGTAGTATTGTTGATTGAAGCAGGCTGTGAACGTGGAGGGGGTTCTGGATGGCTGCAATTGTCTCAGATCTGGTGACATGTTGCAGCTGCTTTCTCAGTGTGTCTGACTGCATGCCCAAGCTGTTGCTTGTTGTGACTCTATTCAGCTTTCGATAGAATGCTTTTGGTCCCTGCCAACTGATTTATGACGAGACTGAATCGACTCGGTTTTTTTTTAGAGATGCAATATTGTGGTGAACTTTTGCCTCTGCATTCGCCTTTATAATTCCTTCGTGAACACATATCTTGTTATTTATGCTTTAAAGCACCTGCCCTTAAGGCAGTGTACTTGGATGCGAGTGGTGCATTAATATAGGTGAAGTGAAGAGCTGCCTTTAAGGCCTCAAGGTCTGCTCTTACTTGTCAACAGATAAACATGACCTTTAGTCCAGCCATCTGCAGTGTATTAGCCCCAGCATCAGAGAGGCAGAAGGCCATGGAACAGGAGCTGGGATGAACGCCGTACTGATAGCTCAGAGAAAGCTATTGGTTGTGTGCAGATATCTCACTGACTGGCTTGATTGTTCCCACATGCTTTtgattaaaacatttttatttgatAAATCTGAAGTTTGGTGTTAGGTGGGAGTACAGCATGCATAACTGTTAATTTGCTGGCTTTACCTGGCATGATATTCACTGCTGCTGCATTTTATCATTTTGGTCTCACAAAGTAACTGCATCTTGTATCTTGCTGCTGGGGTCATTTGTTCATGTGCAATGAAACCACAGTGTACTGAAGAAACACACTGTATTAAAGACATGCAAACTACTGCTCATCTATGGATGTTGGTCTTAATTCTGGGGGTGTACTGTAGCTCTATCCAGATAATCCTACTTTTCAGACTGTGCCCCACTGTTCCTTTAGCGGAAGTATTtgtgtaatgaaatttgacacagATTTCTTAAGCTTCTTCTGGAGCAGCTAATTCAAAAGTTGGAGAGAAGTGAAATTGATCTGACAACATTTAGTTAGCCATAAAGTTGGATTACTTTCTGACAACTCAGAATCTCATTGCCGTGGAACACTGTGTATACAGCATAGCTTGTCTGGTATCATTATTCACTGCTGTCTGTGTCTCCACTGCAGTCACTGAAGAACATTCAGGTATGAGGCAGTTGCCAACTGGAATGGCAGAGTGCGTCATAGATGACACTCTTGATGTGTTTCTACCAAGACAGCTGAtatacacacatcacaaacaTGATGTGGATGAAATTCACACCTCTGAGAATTAAGCTCGGATTAGTTCTGTGCACAATGTTTCAAAGTTGTAAAAACTCAATATGTGCCTCCTGCTTCATAGGCCTGTAAAGTAAGATGAGTTTTGTATTTCTCAGGGAGTGTGagtgagaaaggcagagagagagtgtgtgagagagagtgtgtgtgagaaagagagagagagagagtgtgtgtgtgtgtgtgagagagagagagagagagagagagagagagagagagagagagagagagagagagagagagagtaaaagaaaagGTTTGCACTTTCCCTTTCCATTTATGTAAATTCTTGAAATGCATTCTTTCCTCCATCCCATATTCCATATATAGCTTTCACATCCATATTCTCCTGCATCCATATTCTCCTGCATACCTAACacaccactgtctgtctgtctgtgtcttcttTTTCTCCGCTCCCTATAGACCTCCCTTGCATTCCTCCATTGCGTGCAGCACGTGAGACGCGAGAGCCGGCACCTGCTGAAGAAGAGCCATGCCCCCAGCCGTGGGAGGACCAGTGGGGTACACCCCGCCCGAGGGAGGATGGGGCTGGATGGTGGTGTTGGGGGCCTTCATCTCCATCGGCTTCTCCTACTCCTTCCCCAAGTCCATCACCGTCTTCTTCAAGGAGATCGAGGTCATCTTCAACGCCTCCAGCTCCCAAGTGTCCTGGATCTCCTCCATCATGTTAGCCATGATGTACGCAGGAGGTTAGTTAGCTACTTAGTCAGTTAGTCAGTTAGCATTGACCTCACTGCCTTCCGACTtgaatcatgtttttttgtcaCTCAGTATACTAATTTCCATATTTGTACTTCTTGTTATAGGCCATGTACACATATTTTTCACCTTTTTTAGTGGGAAAAGTACTTTCACTTTCCGGTCCAGAAAGTGAACAAATTACAGATGAGATGAGCATTGCTGTTGGCCAAACAGTCACAGCAATTCTGGCTTGAGTTTTtgagattttatttttttgttcgtTTCTGGCATCTAATGTTCTCCATGACTCTTGCTCCCACTCTGTTTTCATCCGTGCAGGATTAAGTCATCTTGGCATGCAGGGACAGTTGTTTTTGTAGGGTTTGGAACCTGATGCTGATGAGACGGTCATTGTTTTGCCTCTTCTTGTGAGAGTGTTCCTCGTCCCTGTGCCAGATTCGCATTAGCGAGTCTATCAGCCTTTGTTTCCTTCCGCCTCGTACCGTACGTACATCCCAGCGCTCCCATTATTGCGCGGCACAGTGGAGACATGGTGTACAAGATGGAGATTAAGCACATTGTCTCACATGAAATGGCTTGAATGAAATGGATGCCATTAAACCGAATGCGACGGGCCATTAGGTGTGTTGGCAGCGCTTGCCCCCGTATTGAAATGCCGCTGCTATCAAGCGGGGCAACATTATCTTTCCCCCGAGTCTGTGTTTCGGTCTCCTCCTCGTTCTCCCTTTTCATGCAGTGATGGGTGTCAGATGTTTGCTCTGGGAATGTTGAAAGAGATAACGAGCTTCTCTCTCAACAGAAAAACGTTGCTTTCTGGTTTTGTTTATTGAGTGGTTTACAGAAGACAAGAGCTTTGTACCAGTTACGTCAACCTGAATCTGCCTTCAGTTCAAGTTTTTGAACCGCAGAGGAAATTTGAAATACTTACCGTACCACGTGTAGCTAAACAAATCCCATCCATTAGCTGAAACCGTTTCCTGTTCTGATATTTTGCCATATGTACAGTACGTACAGCTGAAATACTTCAACAAAGAACACCACCGCCAATGGTACTACTGTGTCTCAACCACAGGTCATATAGACTTTGCCCAGGTACTCACATGTACCTGAATCAATGCGGTTTATTGTTCAGACATGAAGTGCACTTAAAAGTGGGGTAGTGTGTGCTTTCTGGAGTTCAGCCACGGCATGGACAATGGGTCAGGCCTAAGGCCGAGCAAACTTTTCCCCAGAACAGCCTCTTCCACGTCTGGCACCTCTCAGTCCACTCCTGTCCATGTGACTGCTATCCCCAGAGTGTGATTAGCACGTGATTAGGGCGCAAGCTTGAGACGCACCCAGcacatagcagcagcagcagtacggTCCAAGCCTCCTCCATCAGGGAGCCTCTATTGGGCAGTCTGAACATGCGGAGGTGGGTGACATATGGTATGCGATCCATATGAAATCAAAGCCAATGATGCATGCTAAGCCACACACCATGTGGCTATCTCAGGAATGTGTCCTAATCATTTTGTCATCCTGTCTCGTCTCGTTTAGCGTGACGCTTGTTTTCGCAGCACGGAGCCGGTCACTCGATTCCCCCTGCCAACTGTTTTCTTTTAACAAATTGCGCAGTGGGCCTTCATCCTATTTCCCTGGCTTGATGACTGCACTTGTTAACTAGCAGCTGGTTTGATCATGTGTAAGGCACTCCATGCACAGTCACATACCTCTGTCTCCAAATATCCCATTTTTTGTCACATCCTAACATCTCTTGAGTGATGTCCATTCATTGTATTCTTCATTTCCTTGTTTAGAGAGGAAAGTGGAACTGTCCGCTGATATTTCCTGTGGCTATTTGTAAGTGCACCAACACTCCATCTTGCTCTCCAGTAGCAAATGAGCATGGACTGGCCCTAAGCAAAAACTGTCTGACTCTATTTGTGCCATCCTTCCCCCAGCTGTGCTGAATGTTTGGCGGAGAGGGTTGAGGCTGGCTTCCAGAGATGCCCGAGTTAATGTGTCCTCCCCTCTTTATTTAGATTGTTATCTAATAGGAAGTCTCCCAAGAAAGGTCCTGCTTTCAAACCGCATCACTTCCCCGTGTCGCCATCTCTTCATAGCACTACTACAGTTTAATTGTCATAAATATTTTAGCAGTCTGCTCTTGAGAATTCGGAGGAAGCAAAAGATATGCACTGAAAGTAGACTTTATTTATCAAGAGAGCAACCTACTTTGGCCTCGGCCGCCTTGCCTTTTTGAATGTGAAGTTCGTCAGCAGAGTTAAAAGAAAACCTTTCACAATTGCTGTTTTCAGAATTCTATAGTGAAAAGAACTCGCAAAAGTCCTCTAAAGCTCATTAAGTGTCATTAGGTTGTTCAGTTCCTCATTAGTGCAGCTAACATGCTTCCTCGCATGTTCCTGCTCACCGCTGCTCGCCTCTAGAGATTGAAGCCCTGGAGGGGGGAAAACAAAGGAGTTCCTTGTTGGGACAAACTTGAGGACGTGCTATTCTACAtataccctctctctcttatttggGATTAACACTTTGCAGATTAACCGCGATGGCTGAGCACTGCCACAAGAAAACATAGTACTACTGTGTATGACTTGGCATCTTCATTTTTTAAGTTTAAACCTTTAATTGAACCATTAATACTAAACTTAAAGGCACAACTTACGATGCACAAGTTACTGTATTTCGGACCAGAGGATACATGAGAAGACCTAACagcacctctctcgctctcttcctctctctgtatttcaaTCCAGTGCTTTtgctctttccatccatctcacATCAGCTTGATACAGTGCACTCAAAGAAAGAGAATATAGTTTTATGATACAATGTTTCAATATTTTATTTTCCCCCCAACCATAATTATTTGCAGTCTGCCCATGCCAACACATAATCCATTTGTGCTGAGACAGAATGACTTATCTGACTCATATCTTTGGCGTATGTATGTCTCCCTCAGACACTACCCACATAAACAATACGCCGCCATTAATTTTGCAACATAACCATCATGTCCACCTACTACCACCGCATGACAGCTGCCTCACCACCATCCTGCCTATTCAGTAACTCCAcctggagacgtgtgtgtgtgaatgtgaccaGAAATCACTCGACCTCCCTCCCGCCTAATTCTCATGAGGTTCGACTCAAAACCATTCCAAGTGTGCTGCCAATTTGGGATGAGAGGCACAAATactgtagacacacgcacacacacacacacacacacacacacacacacacacacacacacacgcacacacacacacacacacacagcccctgcaGCCTGTTTTATACTCAAGAAACAGCTCTAGTCTCTGATGCCCCATCAAATCATCACTGCATATACCATGCTGATGTGTCAGCAACCCATACACGATGGTGGCATACAGTAAAGTAGATAAcgcgcaaaaaaagaaaaaacatacagAAAAAGATGTATGCGCGCTATCGTTCCCATTACATTGGGGCCtcttggagagaaaaaaagaggcacCAGTGTGAGTGATGTCCTTTATATAGACAGTATCCTCCTCAGGGACCTCTTCAAGTGTTCATCCTCTGATGAATCTTATAGTCTCTGATAAGGAGCCTAGTTATCGAACTCACTGCAAAGCAGAGATAGTGATTTCCGTCTCCATATATTGCAGCAATCGCCAACACGGCCCGACACATGCAAATGTAGTTCCCAAGATTGATATCACAATGGCACTCGAGATTAGCCTACCACTTTGTGTAACACATTTTCTAGGAGGGGGGCATCAAATTCTGAGAAATTGCTGCAGTGCAGCAGCAAAAGAATTTCATTGCAGAAATTACAATTTGACTGAGGGTGCCGTCTCTCAGCTGCATCTCTGGGTCCCTCTAGTGGCCAATTGTGTTAATAGTTTTCTCAGTGCACTTCAGTTTCTGTACAAGGTGCTGTCACTTGAAGACGGAGAAAAAACAATCCCATGGTGCCCTGGGCACTATTCTGTTACACTGGTTGGACATGCCACCTCTACCacaaaaatgtgtgcacacacgcacataaacacacacaaacacacacaaacatacatacacacacaccaccactcctTGCTAATTTGGTGTGATATGTTGAGCAAACTGGTATTTGTTTGGACAGTCTGTCAAAAAGGCAGGCAGAATGTCAAAAGGAACAGAAACAAGCATGATGATAGCACACAGaaaggcagaaacacacacacacacacacacacacacacacacacacacacacacacacacacacacacacacacacacacacacacacacacacaaaatgcctaCATGAGCACAACATGGACATGTTCACATATAAGAAACGAGAGATGGCTACCTTCAATCTTCTGTTGTGTCCCCTCCCTCCTGCCGTAGGTCCCGTCAGCAGTATCCTGGTGAACAAATACGGCAGTCGGCCCATCATGATGTTTGGTGGGTGCCTGTCTGGTATCGGCCTGGTCGCTGCCTCCTTCTGTGACAGGGTGGAGGGCTTGTACTTCTGTGTGGGAGTGATAGGAGGTATGTTATTCTTACAGGGTTAACAAAAAGTATATCACTCATCACTCATATATCACTATATCACTCATGTCAACGTAAATAATACGATACTGTATGTAAGCTACGCAATGTATTTGGCATACTTATAATTTTACCCCACATCTAGTATGATACATTTAATGGTTTATGTTGtgcagtgtatgtatgtgtgtgtgagagagagagacagagagagagagagagagagtttgtgtgtgtgtctatgtctgtgcctgtgtctgggtGTTGTGTGCGACAAAACCGAAATGATACGACTTGAAATGTCGAAACCATAGAGAGAACATTAATAACACTGAGGGAAGAGGCCACAAGCAGCAGGACAGGATGGTAGACAATAGAAAATAAGCTGCTCCTGCTCTCAATGGTCAAAACGCTAAATCTGAATTTCAATGGCATATGGTCATCTCTTTGTCTCAGGTCTGGGCCTGGCCTTTAACCTGAACCCGGCGCTCACCATGATCGGCAAGTACTTCTACCATAAGAGGCCCATCGCCAACGGCATCGCCATGGCCGGTAGCCCGGTCTTCCTGTCCACGCTGGCGCCGCTCAACAGCTGGTTCTTCGAACAGTTCGGCTGGCGGGGCAGCTTCCTGATCCTGGGCGGCCTGCTGCTCAACTGCTGCGTGGCCGGCTCATTGATGCGCCCCATCGGCCCCAAGCCGCAGCCCCCCGCCAAGGCCAGCAACGGCAGCGGCGCCCAGGAGAGACGCACGCTGCTGGACAAGATCAACGGCTTCATCGACCTGACGCTTTTCAAGCACCGCGGTTTCCTGCTCTACCTCACCGGCAACGTGGTCATGTTCTTCGGCCTCTTCTCGCCGCTGGTCTTCCTCAGCAACTACGCCAAGAGCATGCACATCCCCAAGGAGAAGGCGGCCTTCCTGCTCTCCATCCTGGCCTTCGTGGACATGGTGGCGCGCCCGGCCATGGGCATCGTGGCCAACACCAAGTGGGTCCGGCCCCGCCTGCAGTACTTCTTCGCCGCCTCCATCCTCCTCAACGGCATCTGCCACGTGTGCGCGCCGCAGTCCACCGACTACCTGGGTTTCATCATCTACGCCATGTTCTTCGGCTTCGCCTTCGGCTGGCTCAGCTCCGTGCTCTTCGAGACCCTCATGGACCTGGTGGGGGCCCAGCGCTTCTCCAGCGCCGTGGGGCTGGTGACCATCATCGAGTGTGGACCCGTGCTGCTTGGACCTCCCCTGCTTGGTAAGTACCGGTGTAGCAACGCCAAGCCACGGCAATGAACTGGCCTGGGGGATCTAGGTAATACTGCAAGTTTGAGTGGAAATATACAATAATCCCCTTAAAGGCTCTCGGATTTGCAAACCGTATATCCATCCCAAAATGTTTCGAAATACATATTAGCAGGTTTTTGTATAGAGCATGTGTGCTGCTGGGTACAGAACTTTTGCAGAGGGAGCAAAGGGTCATAGCAAACTCCACAACCTGGACTGCAGCACTGATTGACTCTGACTACAGCAACAGCACCCTTTACAGAATGCACTTCTGAAACAAGATGTTTAGAGAATCAATATTATcccttattggtgtgtgtgtgtgtgtgtgtgtgtgtgtgtgtgtgtgtgtgtgtgtgtgtgtgtgtgtgtgtgtgcgagtgcgtgcgtgtgtgtgcgtgcgtgcgtgcgtgcgtgcgtgtgtgagtgagagaaagagagagagagtgtgtgtgtgtgtgtgtgtgtgtgtgtgtctgtgggtgtgcatgcatgcgtatctgGACCAATGTTTCCCTACAATCTTTTCTAAACCACAGCTTTTCGTGTTCCACAGGGAGTCTGAATGACATCTACCACGACTATGCGTACACCTACTACGGCTGCGGGATCATTCTGATGATAGGCAGCGTGGTCTTCTTCATCGCCATGAGCATCAACTACAGGCTGCTGGACAAGGAGGCCAAAGAGGAGGCCAAGAGAGCCAAGGTGGAGGGCGAGCCCAAGGACAATAGTGCCAAAGCCAAAACGGAGGAGGACGGCGGTGGCAAAACCGCTGAAGACGCAGTGTAGTGGCTCATGACGACCACATGGGGGACATTCTTGTGTTGTTTAGCTGGGAAGAAAAAAATCGGGGCACATCCCCActcaaggtgcaggacaaaggcaaacacaggtttttgactgagaggtctgcacacttgaaTTCCAGTGTGTGGAACTCTCCATCAAAAACCTGGGGCATTATTGTATAAAGCCACTGAAAGAAGGttttaaaatatacatatattatactATATGCTATGTGGCGAAACTTCACAACAACCGTTCTTTTTCTTGGATCGATGAATTTCTGACTGTTGTGATTTTTGGGCGTCTCTTCTTACCTTTATACCCCATAGAGGTATCATTATGTTGATCATGTCACTATCATACTGACATAATGCCAAGGAATTCATGACTATTGCTATTCTCTGTACTGTAGTGGACGT from the Engraulis encrasicolus isolate BLACKSEA-1 chromosome 14, IST_EnEncr_1.0, whole genome shotgun sequence genome contains:
- the slc16a1a gene encoding monocarboxylate transporter 1a produces the protein MPPAVGGPVGYTPPEGGWGWMVVLGAFISIGFSYSFPKSITVFFKEIEVIFNASSSQVSWISSIMLAMMYAGGPVSSILVNKYGSRPIMMFGGCLSGIGLVAASFCDRVEGLYFCVGVIGGLGLAFNLNPALTMIGKYFYHKRPIANGIAMAGSPVFLSTLAPLNSWFFEQFGWRGSFLILGGLLLNCCVAGSLMRPIGPKPQPPAKASNGSGAQERRTLLDKINGFIDLTLFKHRGFLLYLTGNVVMFFGLFSPLVFLSNYAKSMHIPKEKAAFLLSILAFVDMVARPAMGIVANTKWVRPRLQYFFAASILLNGICHVCAPQSTDYLGFIIYAMFFGFAFGWLSSVLFETLMDLVGAQRFSSAVGLVTIIECGPVLLGPPLLGSLNDIYHDYAYTYYGCGIILMIGSVVFFIAMSINYRLLDKEAKEEAKRAKVEGEPKDNSAKAKTEEDGGGKTAEDAV